One window of Cervus elaphus chromosome 2, mCerEla1.1, whole genome shotgun sequence genomic DNA carries:
- the FGF3 gene encoding fibroblast growth factor 3 yields MDLIWLLLLSLLEPGWPAAGPGARPRRDAGGRGGVYEHLGGAPRRRKLYCATKYHLQLHPSGRVNGSLENSAYSILEITAVEVGVVAIKGLFSGRYLAMNKRGRLYASESYNAECEFVERIHELGYNTYASRLYRTAPGGRGARRQPSAERLWYVSVNGKGRPRRGFKTRRTQKSSLFLPRVLDRKDHEMVRVLLGAAGQRGGQAGPPAPGRAASTRQRRRRRQRPRDRGGRA; encoded by the exons ATGGACCTGatctggctgctgctgctcagcCTGCTGGAGCCCGGCTGGCCGGCCGCGGGCCCCGGGGCGCGGCCGCGGCGGGATGCGGGCGGCCGCGGCGGCGTCTACGAGCACCTCGGCGGGGCGCCCAGGCGCCGCAAGCTCTACTGCGCCACCAAATACCACCTCCAGCTGCATCCGAGCGGCCGCGTCAACGGCAGCCTAGAGAACAGCGCCTACA GCATCCTGGAGATAACGGCGGTGGAGGTGGGCGTTGTGGCCATCAAGGGGCTCTTCTCCGGGCGGTACCTGGCCATGAACAAGAGGGGACGGCTCTACGCTTCG GAGAGCTACAACGCCGAGTGCGAGTTCGTGGAGCGCATCCACGAGCTGGGCTACAACACCTACGCCTCCCGGCTGTACCGCACGGCGCCCGGCGGCCGCGGGGCCCGGCGCCAGCCCAGCGCCGAGAGACTGTGGTACGTGTCGGTGAACGGCAAGGGCCGGCCCCGCCGCGGCTTCAAGACGCGCCGCACGCAGAAGTCCTCGCTCTTCCTGCCCCGCGTGCTGGACCGCAAGGATCACGAGATGGTGCGGGTGCTCCTGGGCGCGGCCGGGCAGCGCGGCGGCCAGGCCGGGCCTCCCGCCCCCGGCAGGGCCGCTTCCACGCGGCAGCGGCGGCGGAGGCGGCAGAGGCCGCGGGACCGGGGAGGCCGAGCTTAG
- the FGF4 gene encoding fibroblast growth factor 4 produces MAGPGAAAAALLPAVLLAVLAPWAGRGGAAAPTAPNGTLEAELERRWESLVARSLARLPVAAQPKEAAVQSGAGDYLLGIKRLRRLYCNVGIGFHLQVLSDGRIGGVHADTSDSLLELSPVERGVVSIFGVASRFFVAMSSRGRLYGSPFFTDECKFKEILLPNNYNAYECYRYPGMFIALSKNGKTKKGNRVSPTMKVTHFLPRL; encoded by the exons ATGGCGGGGCCCGGGGCGGCCGCGGCAGCGCTGCTCCCGGCGGTGCTGCTGGCCGTGCTGGCGCCCTGGGCCGGCCGAGGGGGCGCCGCCGCGCCCACCGCCCCCAACGGCACGCTGGAGGCCGAGCTGGAGCGCCGTTGGGAGAGCCTGGTGGCTCGCTCGCTGGCGCGCCTGCCAGTGGCCGCGCAGCCCAAGGAGGCTGCCGTCCAGAGCGGCGCCGGCGATTACTTGCTGGGCATCAAGCGGCTGCGGAGGCTGTACTGCAACGTGGGCATCGGCTTCCACCTCCAGGTGCTCTCCGACGGCCGCATCGGCGGCGTGCACGCGGACACGAGTGACA gcctgCTGGAGCTGTCGCCGGTGGAGCGCGGGGTGGTGAGCATTTTCGGGGTAGCCAGCCGGTTCTTCGTGGCCATGAGCAGCCGGGGCAGGCTCTACGGCTCG ccTTTTTTCACCGACGAGTGCAAGTTCAAAGAGATCCTCCTCCCCAACAACTACAACGCCTACGAGTGCTACCGGTACCCCGGCATGTTCATCGCCCTGAGTAAGAACGGGAAGACCAAGAAGGGGAACCGGGTGTCCCCCACCATGAAGGTCACCCACTTTCTCCCCAGGCTGTGA